The Brevinema andersonii sequence CCAACGGGTCTAAAGGAACATAATTCGGATTTTGACCCCTAGGCATTAACTCATCATAAACAGGTATCACATGCAAGTGACTAAGTGAAAACAAGTGCTTCCGGCTGAACATTCCTACAATATGCAAATGCTCGTTTTCGGGCAAATGCAAAGGGATTTCTTTTCGGGAAAGATCACGTTTTCCATCTTTGTCACACACCAACATTACAGTTGGCCGTTGAGGGTAGAGTATATAAGTTCTGACTACAGTTACAATCTCTCCGGTGTTAAGCGTAACAAAACTGGAAGCAGGATAAATATTGATAAAAGATAAAAATAAACGGACAAATTCCGGATTAAAATGATTCATAGTTGTTGCCACAAAATCTTTCAATATTTCAGCTGGTTCTCGGGCAGGTTTAAACGTCCTATTTCGTATCTGGGATGTAAAAATATCTGCTAATCCAATAATAGCACTGTTCATACTCATACTGGGACCTCTCAATTTGCGCGGATATCCGCTACCGTCAAAACGCTCATGATGTTCGAGTGCCGGCATAGCAAACATCGTAGGCAAACGGAGTTCTCTTGTAATCATTTGAAAACCTAACACAGTATGCTTTTCAATTTCTTGTTTTTGAACAGCGTCGAAAGAATCTTGAGAATTGAGCATATATTCAGGCAACCGCGTCATACCTATATCATAAAGCAAGCCGCTTAACGCTATTTGGATCAGCTTCATAGACGAATGTTCACGCTGATATAAAATCGCCAACGAAAGCAGTGAAACATCTAACATATGAGCATAAAAATAATCTTCTTCCAAAGGATTCGCATAGCGAATAACACGCAACAACAAATGAGCATCTTTTTCTTTAAGCAGACTTTCTGTCCATTGGGTGGCAATTTTTTGAAATTCGCCAATATCGATATGCTTTAAATCTTGAAACTGTGCTTTTAAAATAGCAAGCGATTGGTTATATAATGCAATATATTGACGCACACTAATATCAATGTATCCCGGAAGAGTCGTTCTAAACAGAGAATCATTCCTGATTAACATACCGTAAGTTATGAACGTATCTTGTTTTTCCTCAGCCCATTCGATCAAAAATTCCGGTAAAATCGGATAAAATCCCGGCAATAATACTGTCATTTTCTTGTTGTACAAAGCATCTGTAAACATCATGCCGCTTTGAAGCTGAGATAAATTATATTTTTTTGCCTGCGACATCAGATTTCGCCCCACAATTTTTCTAATTACAATTATAGCATAAAAATATATTTTTTTCCAGTGTTGAATAGAATTTTCTTTATTTTAAATAAATTTGACAAAAGATCATATCTTACAGTATAATTCAGGCATAATGATCTATTAGTGGATAGTTTAAGGAGACATTCGCAATGAAAAAGTGGATGATAATCAGCATATTATTTATTACAGGATGCGGAGCCCCCGAACGCCCTAAAACAAACACATCTGTTCTCGAAGGCACAGGAGCTAGTTTTCCGTTGCCTTTGTATGATCTTCTTTTTAGATCTTACACAAAGAAAACAGGGCAAAAAATCCACTATGACATTCAAAATTCCGATATTGGAGTTCAAGCTATCATTGCTGGTACGGTGGACTTCGGAACCAGTGATGTGCCTATGACTGACGAAGAAATTCGATCTTCAGAAGCTGAAATTCTCCACATTCCAATCGCAGCTGCAGGCGTTAATTTCACTTACAATATTCCTGAACCGGGGTTTGGTATGCTTGACGACCCTGTTTACCTGACTCCAGAGATTATTTATAAAATCTATGCTGGTCAAATAACTAAATGGAACGATCCTCAAATCGTATCGCTGAACCAGCAAGTAGCAGAGGATAAAACCCGGACATTCCCTAATATAGAAATTATACCCATATACCGTCATGGGAAAAGCGGTACAACATACTTATTTTCTCAATTCATGGCAAAAGCTAGTTCTAACTGGAAAAAACGATTCAGTATCAGTAAAGAAATAGCATTCCCGAAAGGTATCGGACAAACAAACAGCTTAGATGTTATGAAAAGCATTATATCTACACCGGGATCCTTCGGCTATACGACGATGATTTATGCTTTTCAAAATGGTTTTCCTGTTGCTCGGATTCGGAATGCGCTTGGTACTTACGTACGCGGTTGTAATTTCCGCTCTAAAGAAGCAATGAAAGTTTCTAAAACCAATATTGATAACAGAGTAGACATTACTTACCCTAATGAAGGAAAAGAGGCCGCTGTAGCTGCATCGCTTATGTATGTTCTTGTGCGTAAAGAACAAAATTATAACAACAGATCAAAAGAACAAGCTCAAGCTTTAGTTGATCTTTTGGCATGGACTTTAAGCCCGGAAGCTCAAAAGCAGTTTGATAGCATATTGTTTGCATCGCTGACCCCAAAATTCCGTTCAGCAGCACAGGCTACATTAAAGAAAATAACATATAATAATGAACCTTTAACACCTACTATTGACATTTCTTCAAAATAATTTAAGGAGAATTTTATGAAAATGCATTTTGCAAAAATTACAGCGCTACTGCTGAGTATAAATAGCTGCTCATCAAATGCTGTAATCAATATACAAGGAGCAGGTTCATCATTTGCCAACCCTATTTTTACCAAACTTTTTGCAGACTACGCCGCTACACATAAAACTCAAGTAAGTTATCAAGCTACTGGTTCAGGGGCGGGTATTCAAAATATTGCTAGCGGAATTGTTGATTTTAGTGCTACAGACGCATTCCTGAACGATCAAGACTTAAAAAATTATCTAGAACAAGGTATTGAAATGTTACATATTCCGGCTGTTCTTGCGGGCGTAAACTTCACATATAATATTCCTGCACCGGGATTTAGCAGCAAAGATGAACCCATTTATCTCAATCCAGAACTTATTTATCAAATATACAGTGGCCAAATAACAAAATGGAACGATCCTCAAATTGTATCGCTAAACCAACAGCTCTCGACAAACAAAGAAAGAATTTTTCCAGATATCAATATCATTCCAGTATTTCGTTCAGATAGCAGTGGGACAACATTCACCATGTCAGAATTCATGACAAAAGCAAACAAAAAATGGGCAGATATATTCGGTACAGGCAAGTCATTAAATTGGACAACAGGGGTCGGTCAAAAAGGCAATTCTGGAATGATGGCTTTTACTAAAGAAAATACCGGTTCTATATCCTATGTTGATTATGTCTATGCAAAACAAAATAATTTCCCTGTGGCTGCTATACAAAATAAAGCAGGAAATTACGTGATAGGAGACATTCAAAACACCTTCGCTGCCGCAGATACTGTTGCTTTCCCAGCGGATTCACGGGTATCCCTTACGTATACAGATGGTGCTAATGCAGCTCCTATGACAACTTTCACTTATATTCTTGTGCGTAAAGAACAAAATTACAACAACAGATCAAAAGAACAAGCTCAAGCTTTAGTTGATCTTTTGGCATGGATGTTCACAGAGGAAGCACAAGCTCAGCATGAAAGTTTATATTTTGCTCCGCTCCCTCAAAATGTCATTGATACCGGAAAAAATATTTTAACCCAAATTAAATATAACGGTGAAACTTTATATTCTCTGGAATAAGGGCATAAGATTGAAAAAAAACTTTTCATTAGATAATCTTTATTATATTTTAAGCACAACTTGTACTATATTATTTGCCAGCATAGTGCTTGCAATTATTGTTTCTTTATTATGGAACAGCCGTGCATCTTTAAAACATTTTGGATTATCATTTTTTACCAGTCCGCATTGGAATATTCCTATTTTTGAAGTTAGCAATATCAGCACGGATTTCGACGAAAATAAAATAACAATTTATTTTACAGCTCCATTAAAAGAAAACCAGACACCCGAAGTAATCCTTTATAAGGATTCCATAAAACAAAATATTAAGGTAGATACACAGCAACGCTCTATCACTGTCATTTCTGATGCAATACTCCAAAAAGGAGCTTATAAACTTATTATCCCCAAAGAATTACAAGATATATATTCTTTTTCCATGCCTTATACGGCAGAATGGCACGGGATTATCCATAAAAAAACTATTATTTCTCAAAAATTAACCGATT is a genomic window containing:
- a CDS encoding HD-GYP domain-containing protein, coding for MSQAKKYNLSQLQSGMMFTDALYNKKMTVLLPGFYPILPEFLIEWAEEKQDTFITYGMLIRNDSLFRTTLPGYIDISVRQYIALYNQSLAILKAQFQDLKHIDIGEFQKIATQWTESLLKEKDAHLLLRVIRYANPLEEDYFYAHMLDVSLLSLAILYQREHSSMKLIQIALSGLLYDIGMTRLPEYMLNSQDSFDAVQKQEIEKHTVLGFQMITRELRLPTMFAMPALEHHERFDGSGYPRKLRGPSMSMNSAIIGLADIFTSQIRNRTFKPAREPAEILKDFVATTMNHFNPEFVRLFLSFINIYPASSFVTLNTGEIVTVVRTYILYPQRPTVMLVCDKDGKRDLSRKEIPLHLPENEHLHIVGMFSRKHLFSLSHLHVIPVYDELMPRGQNPNYVPLDPLADADGNKEINIQL
- the pstS gene encoding phosphate ABC transporter substrate-binding protein PstS; this translates as MKMHFAKITALLLSINSCSSNAVINIQGAGSSFANPIFTKLFADYAATHKTQVSYQATGSGAGIQNIASGIVDFSATDAFLNDQDLKNYLEQGIEMLHIPAVLAGVNFTYNIPAPGFSSKDEPIYLNPELIYQIYSGQITKWNDPQIVSLNQQLSTNKERIFPDINIIPVFRSDSSGTTFTMSEFMTKANKKWADIFGTGKSLNWTTGVGQKGNSGMMAFTKENTGSISYVDYVYAKQNNFPVAAIQNKAGNYVIGDIQNTFAAADTVAFPADSRVSLTYTDGANAAPMTTFTYILVRKEQNYNNRSKEQAQALVDLLAWMFTEEAQAQHESLYFAPLPQNVIDTGKNILTQIKYNGETLYSLE
- a CDS encoding phosphate ABC transporter substrate-binding protein PstS, with product MKKWMIISILFITGCGAPERPKTNTSVLEGTGASFPLPLYDLLFRSYTKKTGQKIHYDIQNSDIGVQAIIAGTVDFGTSDVPMTDEEIRSSEAEILHIPIAAAGVNFTYNIPEPGFGMLDDPVYLTPEIIYKIYAGQITKWNDPQIVSLNQQVAEDKTRTFPNIEIIPIYRHGKSGTTYLFSQFMAKASSNWKKRFSISKEIAFPKGIGQTNSLDVMKSIISTPGSFGYTTMIYAFQNGFPVARIRNALGTYVRGCNFRSKEAMKVSKTNIDNRVDITYPNEGKEAAVAASLMYVLVRKEQNYNNRSKEQAQALVDLLAWTLSPEAQKQFDSILFASLTPKFRSAAQATLKKITYNNEPLTPTIDISSK